One region of Chloroflexota bacterium genomic DNA includes:
- a CDS encoding DUF11 domain-containing protein, whose translation MHQRWISWKYAAALLLILVLPGWGRAATGPQLALSKSATPSTVAAGGRVTYTITLTNAGNEPAEGITIRDALPDGFTYLPGTSRITVNGVTVSTTDPVISGRTLTWAKPTPGLRLPSGRNASVYGIHTFVQSRWNPCDQGYIDYQLDRARELMGAGSYVTQLLDWIDPTWQGPLDCWKYFVNKAYDRGLIPVVRLAGASTPQFWIKPKPDPDGRYGSWARAFSKVVEGLPKRDGYNLYVQVWNEPNLNWEWEGQANPTEYGRFLVDVAAAIRTLGDPHVVILNAPLSPGGDYDYLDYLRSMLINVPSALWAFDIWASHPYPGNRPPSYNIHNGTAGDSWAAVDLYQRELEVLTQYGRSGVKVLLTETGYELYNAYDVLYPPINESNRADYIVRAFRDYWSQWPEVIGVCPYELVDPQGTWWKWDWVGHRQFDAVKAMDKSFSSVSSVMRITFQVTAASSAGTYYNDVSVTASNAPSLSLTRVAPVTVYVPTPTRTPTPTLTRTPTASPTATAIATATWTPALTFTPVVTETPSPSATISATPTASATSTEIPTATFVPTNTPSLTPVSTETAAPSPSPSATMSQLPTTTVTLSPSPTATETFTVTPTPTSCPDLIHNGGFEQTGAWQIGASAHPAAYTTVRAYSGQRSMRLGIDSGNNIYSWSTVAQQITIPADASTVWLSYWYYPQSTDTSGDFGYISIYHVSSNIELQRLRNIRENSQVWTYSKHSLDAFKGMTVRVLFGVYNDGLAGLTTVYVDDVAVLACGAMLTPTASPTASPTLSPTRTASYTPTPTSTVSPTMTCTATPTRSPTITVSPTATPTPTTVPSPSATASPTGGCTDLIINGSFEWDDEAWYIPNTAYPAGYTTARAYRGWRSMRLGIESLSNNRYSYSTTRQNVYVPANASDPTLTFWYYPVSGDTERDLQYVRVEAGDRAEWVLYARSNAQSWIYKRYSLNNFKGYDIRIYFGVFNDGTGGVTAMYVDDVSLLVCGLQPTPSRRLFLPVILHGVGEKVQSQSAYELQGIISSTPISMPAVHTLWQTDEPHVSPDFIHSIALNPANGLLYMTAGKAIWGIETRSNQVIAYIPLPSAPYGLAVDTTNNYVYAALQQMDALAVVDGAQHQLLKIVQGIPGASGVAIGEDYIYVTATRSDELIVVDRQNCAIIMRVPVGDAPYAVLYDPGLHRIYVANAGEDTVSMMDERSWTLVNSVKLGGLGHPHGLALDPVRDRLYVTYALSPKHRAIAVVDTLSGQIISIRRGSKDEPLLGVYGIAVDPLRGLLYAATVDELLVMVGETLHTVQRTSGVGPVYAFGLAIDPVTERVYIADGQHGRIAVVP comes from the coding sequence GTTTATGGCATCCATACCTTTGTGCAAAGCCGTTGGAATCCCTGTGACCAAGGTTATATAGATTACCAGCTAGACCGCGCCCGTGAGCTCATGGGCGCGGGCAGTTATGTCACACAGTTATTGGACTGGATTGACCCCACCTGGCAAGGCCCTTTGGATTGCTGGAAGTATTTTGTGAACAAGGCCTATGATCGGGGGCTCATACCAGTCGTCCGACTAGCAGGAGCGAGCACCCCACAATTCTGGATCAAGCCCAAGCCTGATCCAGATGGGCGCTACGGCTCTTGGGCGCGGGCATTCAGTAAGGTAGTAGAAGGGCTGCCCAAGCGAGATGGCTACAACCTGTACGTGCAAGTCTGGAATGAACCCAATCTTAACTGGGAGTGGGAGGGACAAGCAAATCCTACGGAGTATGGGCGTTTCTTGGTAGACGTAGCGGCTGCTATTCGCACTCTTGGAGATCCACATGTCGTTATCCTAAACGCTCCGCTTTCTCCAGGCGGCGATTATGATTACCTGGATTACTTGAGGTCCATGCTCATCAACGTACCATCTGCATTGTGGGCATTCGATATTTGGGCCAGCCATCCCTATCCAGGAAACAGACCACCGAGTTACAATATCCATAATGGTACAGCCGGCGATAGCTGGGCAGCTGTTGATCTATATCAACGCGAGTTGGAAGTGCTGACCCAGTATGGCCGCAGCGGGGTTAAGGTGCTGCTTACCGAGACTGGCTACGAGCTCTACAATGCCTACGATGTACTTTATCCCCCGATTAATGAAAGCAACCGCGCAGATTATATCGTGCGCGCCTTTCGTGATTACTGGAGCCAGTGGCCCGAAGTCATTGGAGTTTGTCCTTATGAATTGGTTGATCCTCAGGGAACATGGTGGAAATGGGATTGGGTTGGCCACCGACAATTCGATGCAGTCAAGGCAATGGACAAATCGTTCTCGTCAGTGAGCAGCGTGATGCGCATTACTTTTCAAGTTACCGCGGCAAGCAGCGCTGGTACATATTACAATGACGTTTCGGTTACTGCCAGCAATGCTCCATCCCTATCGCTTACGCGCGTAGCTCCTGTTACGGTATATGTGCCTACTCCGACACGCACGCCAACCCCAACTCTAACGCGTACGCCCACTGCATCGCCAACAGCTACTGCTATAGCAACGGCAACCTGGACTCCTGCACTCACTTTTACTCCTGTTGTGACTGAAACCCCTTCTCCTTCTGCTACTATCAGCGCTACACCAACGGCCAGCGCAACCTCGACAGAGATACCTACAGCAACCTTTGTGCCAACGAATACCCCTTCTTTGACGCCAGTCTCAACGGAAACTGCTGCACCGTCTCCATCCCCTAGTGCAACGATGTCACAACTGCCCACAACAACGGTTACACTTTCTCCAAGTCCCACCGCGACGGAGACGTTTACTGTAACTCCTACGCCAACTTCGTGCCCGGACCTAATTCACAACGGTGGCTTTGAGCAAACCGGGGCTTGGCAAATCGGAGCCTCAGCTCATCCAGCAGCCTATACAACAGTTCGCGCGTACAGTGGTCAGCGCTCGATGCGTCTAGGCATTGATTCGGGAAATAATATCTACAGTTGGTCTACAGTCGCACAGCAAATCACCATTCCAGCCGATGCCAGCACGGTGTGGCTGTCTTACTGGTATTACCCACAATCAACAGATACCAGCGGTGATTTCGGTTACATTTCCATCTACCATGTGTCCTCGAACATCGAACTGCAACGGCTGCGCAACATCCGTGAGAACTCTCAAGTTTGGACATATTCCAAGCATTCGTTGGATGCCTTCAAAGGCATGACGGTGCGTGTACTGTTTGGCGTGTACAACGATGGGTTAGCGGGTTTAACAACGGTATATGTGGACGATGTGGCGGTGCTTGCCTGTGGCGCGATGCTCACCCCCACTGCCAGCCCTACCGCATCTCCCACGCTTTCGCCAACACGAACAGCTTCCTATACCCCAACACCTACGAGCACAGTGTCGCCAACCATGACCTGTACGGCCACACCTACCCGTTCACCCACAATAACCGTTTCTCCCACCGCGACTCCAACCCCAACTACCGTGCCGTCCCCGAGTGCAACGGCAAGCCCCACGGGCGGATGTACAGACTTGATCATCAACGGTAGCTTTGAGTGGGATGATGAAGCTTGGTATATCCCGAATACTGCGTACCCCGCTGGCTATACCACGGCTCGTGCTTACCGTGGTTGGCGCTCGATGCGCCTGGGGATCGAGTCATTGAGCAACAACCGCTACAGCTACTCGACCACTAGGCAAAATGTCTATGTGCCAGCGAATGCGTCAGACCCCACCTTGACCTTTTGGTATTATCCCGTCTCTGGAGATACGGAACGCGATTTGCAATATGTGCGTGTCGAAGCCGGAGATAGAGCAGAATGGGTGCTTTATGCGCGCTCCAATGCGCAGTCTTGGATTTACAAGCGCTATTCTCTGAATAATTTCAAAGGCTACGATATACGCATTTACTTTGGTGTCTTCAACGACGGAACGGGTGGTGTAACTGCCATGTACGTGGACGATGTTTCACTGCTAGTTTGCGGATTGCAGCCCACGCCTTCCAGACGTCTATTCTTGCCTGTGATTCTTCATGGTGTTGGGGAGAAAGTACAGTCTCAGAGCGCTTATGAGTTGCAAGGTATTATATCATCAACTCCAATTTCTATGCCCGCTGTACACACGCTGTGGCAAACAGATGAACCTCACGTGTCTCCTGATTTCATCCACAGCATAGCGCTCAACCCGGCAAATGGCTTGCTTTATATGACAGCGGGCAAGGCAATTTGGGGCATCGAAACTCGCAGCAATCAGGTCATTGCTTATATTCCGCTGCCAAGTGCACCCTATGGATTGGCTGTTGATACGACCAACAACTATGTCTATGCTGCCCTACAGCAGATGGATGCCCTGGCCGTGGTTGATGGTGCGCAGCATCAGTTGCTGAAAATTGTGCAGGGCATTCCTGGTGCCAGTGGTGTGGCTATAGGAGAAGATTATATCTATGTGACGGCTACCCGCAGCGATGAACTAATTGTTGTAGATAGACAAAATTGTGCTATAATAATGCGTGTGCCTGTTGGCGATGCACCGTACGCAGTGTTGTATGATCCTGGTCTGCACCGAATCTACGTCGCTAATGCTGGTGAGGACACAGTGTCCATGATGGATGAGCGCAGCTGGACACTCGTGAACTCAGTGAAGCTGGGCGGACTGGGGCATCCACATGGTCTCGCCCTTGACCCAGTTCGTGATCGCCTCTACGTGACCTATGCCCTATCGCCCAAACATCGGGCTATTGCTGTTGTGGACACTCTTTCGGGGCAGATCATCTCGATCCGGCGAGGCAGCAAAGATGAACCTCTCCTGGGGGTCTATGGCATAGCAGTTGATCCATTGCGGGGTCTGTTGTACGCCGCGACGGTTGACGAACTTTTGGTGATGGTGGGTGAAACTTTGCATACCGTGCAAAGGACATCAGGTGTTGGACCTGTTTATGCCTTTGGTCTGGCAATTGATCCCGTGACAGAGCGCGTCTACATCGCCGATGGGCAGCATGGAAGGATTGCTGTTGTACCATAA